A single Oncorhynchus kisutch isolate 150728-3 linkage group LG19, Okis_V2, whole genome shotgun sequence DNA region contains:
- the si:ch73-233f7.1 gene encoding protocadherin beta-15, with translation MIFLGSFEMEHRLTSTRWTPLTGLVVCLLVCACVVDLVLAQIRYSIPEELDHGAFVGNIAEDLGLDVAKLSARRFRIVSGAKKQYLEVNLENGILFVNEKIDREELCERSPTCFLHLQVVIENPLELYRVEVEILDVNDNSPSFPWSEFNLEITESAAPGSRFPLESAQDQDVGTNSLRSYQLSSNEHFVLNIQTRNDGSKFAELVLGTPLDREQQKTHEMVLTAVDGGSPERSGTALITITVLDANDNVPVFDRSVYRASLVENAPRGTLVLKLNATDLDEGANGEVSYAFSGHAPLKVRELFSVDQYTGEIRVKGIVDYEKASVYELYVQAKDRGPSAVAVHSKVLVDVLDVNDNAPEVILTSVSTPVQEDAPPGTVIAVISVMDRDSGENGNVDCQIPSNVPFQLHSSFKNYYTLVTSEFLDREAVSEYNITLTARDLGSPSLSTRKTILVQVSDINDNPPRFAQPSYTVYVTENNAPGAFICSVTAFDPDSNQNAYLSYSILEGQIQGMPVSTYVSINSDNGNIYALRSFDYEQLRNFQIRVQAQDAGFPPLSSNVTVNVFVLDQNDNAPVIVSPLPKNGTVATEVVPRSVDAGHLVAKITALDADAGQNSRLSYQVLQATDPGLVSVALYTGEIRTIRRFVDKDATRQRVVILVKDNGQPPLSATVSILLSVVDNVPESLSDFGDLTLSPQPPSNLALYLIVSLSTISLIFLVAIIVLAAVKCYKDRETISGYNLPPFACCCCGGFQPEPPPEVFKKSNLNLQISTGAKVPTNCMEVNGNGTLSQAYCYKVCLTPESAKSDFMFLKPCSPISTPRNNEAKGADNLAWSAHHRSSSVNNHSGATTPNELKQPNTDWTLTKNQNSSLKSCNSINMDGTLMRKAMHADPENYMTPMTGQYWTWGTHMRDYKMSPPATGPPPRSWTPRCTPPPQQQPQPQQPPLPPHPHPHPHPPPDYQHNVYIPGTPSALCTLRPAATHHRSELDVHNSFSTFGKKRRFIHNYEPQTDAAAAVINNDLYND, from the exons ATGATTTTCTTGGGAAGCTTTGAGATGGAGCACAGGCTCACGAGCACGCGGTGGACACCGTTAACCGGGCTGGTGGTGTGCCTGCTGGTGTGCGCGTGTGTGGTGGACCTGGTTCTGGCACAGATTCGGTACTCCATCCCGGAGGAGTTGGATCACGGGGCTTTTGTCGGTAACATCGCTGAGGACCTCGGTTTGGACGTGGCCAAACTGTCCGCCCGTCGCTTCCGGATAGTCTCCGGTGCCAAGAAACAGTACTTAGAGGTGAATCTGGAAAACGGTATTTTATTTGTTAACGAGAAGATCGATCGCGAGGAGCTGTGTGAACGGAGCCCGACCTGCTTCTTACACTTGCAAGTGGTGATCGAGAATCCGTTAGAACTGTACAGAGTGGAGGTGGAGATTTTGGATGTGAACGACAACTCTCCCAGCTTCCCGTGGAGCGAGTTCAATCTGGAGATTACAGAGTCAGCGGCGCCCGGGTCCCGGTTCCCGTTGGAGAGCGCGCAGGACCAGGACGTGGGCACCAACTCGCTCCGATCCTACCAGCTGAGCTCCAACGAGCACTTTGTACTAAACATCCAGACACGTAATGACGGGAGCAAGTTTGCCGAGCTCGTGCTGGGGACCCCGCTGGACAGGGAGCAGCAGAAGACGCACGAGATGGTGCTCACAGCCGTGGACGGGGGGTCGCCAGAGCGTTCGGGCACGGCTCTCATCACCATCACGGTGTTGGATGCCAACGATAACGTGCCGGTTTTCGACCGGTCTGTTTACCGGGCGAGCCTGGTAGAAAACGCACCGAGAGGGACTTTAGTGCTGAAGCTAAATGCCACCGATTTGGACGAGGGTGCGAACGGAGAGGTCTCATACGCGTTCAGTGGGCACGCACCGCTCAAAGTGCGCGAGCTGTTCAGCGTGGACCAGTATACGGGTGAGATCCGAGTGAAGGGGATTGTGGACTATGAGAAAGCGAGTGTTTATGAGCTGTACGTACAGGCTAAAGACAGGGGTCCCTCGGCAGTGGCCGTGCACAGTAAGGTACTGGTGGATGTCTTAGATGTGAATGACAACGCGCCGGAAGTCATCCTCACCTCCGTGTCCACACCTGTCCAGGAAGACGCGCCACCGGGCACGGTGATAGCCGTTATAAGTGTCATGGACCGGGACTCGGGAGAGAACGGGAATGTGGACTGCCAGATCCCCAGCAACGTCCCCTTCCAGCTCCACTCCTCCTTTAAGAACTACTACACTCTGGTGACTAGCGAGTTTCTCGACAGAGAAGCCGTCTCCGAGTACAACATCACCCTCACGGCCCGGGACCTGggctccccgtctctctccacgAGGAAAACCATCCTCGTCCAAGTGTCTGATATTAACGACAACCCCCCGCGCTTCGCACAGCCATCATATACCGTTTATGTGACCGAGAATAACGCCCCGGGCGCATTCATTTGCTCAGTCACTGCTTTCGACCCTGATTCTAATCAGAACGCCTATCTGTCCTATTCGATTCTAGAGGGTCAGATCCAAGGCATGCCCGTGTCCACTTACGTCTCCATCAACTCGGACAACGGAAACATTTATGCGCTGCGATCCTTTGACTACGAACAGCTAAGGAACTTTCAGATACGGGTGCAGGCGCAGGACGCTGGTTTCCCTCCGCTCAGCAGCAATGTCACGGTAAATGTGTTCGTTTTGGACCAGAATGATAATGCTCCGGTTATCGTGTCCCCATTGCCCAAGAACGGGACCGTGGCGACAGAGGTAGTCCCGAGGTCAGTGGATGCGGGGCACTTAGTCGCCAAGATCACTGCGCTAGATGCGGACGCAGGACAGAACTCGCGCCTCTCCTACCAGGTGCTCCAGGCTACGGACCCGGGGCTGGTCAGTGTCGCCCTCTACACGGGAGAAATAAGGACCATTCGCCGGTTCGTGGATAAGGACGCTACGAGGCAGAGAGTCGTCATCCTGGTCAAGGACAACGGGCAGCCGCCTCTCTCCGCCACcgtctctatcctcctctccgtGGTTGACAATGTGCCGGAGTCCCTGTCTGATTTCGGCGACCTCACTCTGAGCCCCCAGCCCCCCTCCAACCTCGCCCTCTACTTGATCGTGTCACTGAGCACCATCTCGCTAATCTTCCTGGTGGCTATTATCGTCCTGGCTGCGGTCAAGTGTTACAAGGACAGAGAGACCATCAGTGGGTATAACCTCCCCCCTTTCGCCTGCTGCTGTTGCGGGGGCTTCCAACCAGAGCCGCCCCCGGAGGTGTTCAAGAAATCTAACCTAAACCTGCAGATCTCCACCGGGGCGAAGGTGCCCACCAACTGCATGGAGGTCAATGGCAACGGTACTCTGTCCCAAGCCTACTGTTATAAAGTATGTCTGACCCCCGAGTCAGCTAAGAGCGACTTTATGTTCCTGAAGCCGTGCAGCCCCATTAGCACCCCGAGGAACAACGAGGCAAAGGGGGCTGATAACTTGGCTTGGAGCGCGCACCACCGGAGCTCATCGGTGAATAACCATTCCGGAGCCACCACTCCAAATGAG CTCAAGCAACCAAACACAGACTGGACCCTCACAAAGAACCAGAACTCCTCTTTGAAAAG ctgtAACTCTATCAACATGGATGGCACTCTGATGAGGAAGGCCATGCATGCAGACCCAGAGAACTACATGACACCCATGACTGGCCAGTACTGGACCTGGGGCACCCACATGAGGG ACTACAAGATGTCTCCTCCTGCCACTGGACCTCCTCCTCGCTCTTGGACCCCCCGGTGCACCCCTCCaccccagcaacagccccaaccCCAGCAGCCTCCACTCCCTCCACACCCCCACCCTCACCCCCACCCACCTCCAGACTACCAGCATAACGTGTACATCCCGGGCACGCCGTCGGCTCTGTGCACCCTGAGGCCAGCAGCCACCCACCACCGCAGCGAGCTGGACGTCCACAACTCCTTCTCTACCTTTGGCAAGAAGAGACGCTTCATCCACAACTACGAGCCCCAGACAGACGCAGCAGCAGCTGTCATCAACAATGACCTGTATAATGATTAA